Below is a window of Desulfomonilaceae bacterium DNA.
AGATAATTCACTAAAAATTTTATCATCATATTCTACCGTTTCCGGCCTCACCCGTCTTAGATACATAAGGGCGGCGTTTGTGGCTATTCTAAAAAGCCATGTTGAAAAGGATGAAGCCCCAGTAAAGCCGTTCAAACCCCGATATGCGCTCAGAAACGTGTCCTGCAAAAGATCCTCGGCCAAAGACGCGTCAGTTACCATTTTACGTAGGTGTCTGTAAATCCTTCCCTGGTACTTGTCAACCAAGCGCTCAAATGAATTGAAATTCCCTCCTAGGGTATCTTTAACAAATTGTAGATCTTCTTCCATAACCAAATCCCGGTTCTGAGCGACATTGATCTCAGGAAAAAATACTCCTAAAAAAATTATGTTGTCTGAATACAGATAATTTGGCAACCATTTTGTGTCAAGGTCGTACGAGAGTTGAATATCCGTCAACACAATCCAATACCGAAATTGCTCGCCACATGTTATATACCCTAGTGGTCCAGCTTCGTAACTTCAAGGAACAAGACTTATGCAAGAACAGATACAACGAGTAGTCAAAATACTTTCAAAAGCCCAAAACGCGGTGGCCCTCACCGGAGCCGGAGTCAGCACGGAGTCGGGCATCCCTGATTTTAGAAGCCCTGGAGGTCTATGGTCAAAAGTGGATCCAGGGGAATTTTCCATAGACCGGTTCCTACAAAATCCGGGTCGTTTCTGGCGCCTCAATCTTAATCTGAAACAGTCAGGGGAATTTGACCTATCGTCAGCCTCTCCAAATCCCGCCCATTATGCGCTCTCCAGAATGGAACGGCTGGGTGTGCTCAAATGCCTGATTACTCAAAATGTCGATAACCTGCATCAAAGAGCGGGGTCTGTAGAAGTTGTAGAATTTCACGGCAACCTTCTGAGAGCTATCTGTTTGAAATGTAAGGCGTTAGAACCTATTGAGGATGTTGAAAGAAGACTCTTGTCTGACGAGGTAGAAACCCCTAGGTGCCTTAAGTGTGGCGGTATCCTTAAACCAGACGCTATTTTCTTTGGCGAAGCCATTCCTTCAAGGGCTTTGATGATTTCACAGATTCAAGCTCAAAAATGTGACGTCTTGTTGGTTATTGGAACATCCTTACAAGTATTTCCCGCGGCTCAGATCCCCATAAATGTGAAAGTTAAGATCCCCCCTGCCACCGTAATTGAAATTAATCGTGAACCCTCGTCGCTTCATAAACAGGTTACAGATATTCTTCTTACTGGAAGCGCTTCAGAAATTATGTCGAGCTTGATAGAAGAACTCGAAAAAGAGGTTAAAAATACTCCGAAAGGAATTTGAATGGAGCCGTAGCGCCTAGAACAGCAGTGATGTTTCGAGATAAAATCCGCTTCGATTAAGATCCATCGTATCTATTTCGCGTTTGAATTTTATATGGTCATAACGGTAACCCCCACTTACGTTCCAGGTCCAGTACATGTTTATGGGGATATCTACTCCTGTTAGAGCTTCCCACTCCCAGGTTTCGAAGTCGTTGTAATTCCACCAGTTGACTCTAGCGGCGATATTAGGTCTTAATGCTACCCCTTCGACTATTGGATAAAAAATGCCATGAATGCCGAGCATCGGAAATACCTTGTTTCCTTCAAGTCTGTAATTGTAAGGGGCTCCACCCACGAGGACATTACTGACCTTGGTGTCATATCCATCAATAGCCAGGTCAATATTGGCTCCAAACAGAATTTGAGGGGTCATGTAGAAATCAAGATCATATCCTACACGCCAGTCTTTAATTTGCAGATAGGAGTCTGTCGAAGATTGGTTATAAGTAGTTTGAGGATCTACCCTCAGACGGAAAACATGCGCATTATCGAATCTTGCCGAGGCGAAAAATTCCCATGCCAATTTTTCTTTGGTCAGTCCCATATTTTCGCCAAGACCAATCTTGGTCCTGTCTCGTTGAATCAGGTCACCCTCGATATTGGTGAACCACATGCGAACCCCAGCGTTGGCC
It encodes the following:
- a CDS encoding NAD-dependent deacylase, which translates into the protein MQEQIQRVVKILSKAQNAVALTGAGVSTESGIPDFRSPGGLWSKVDPGEFSIDRFLQNPGRFWRLNLNLKQSGEFDLSSASPNPAHYALSRMERLGVLKCLITQNVDNLHQRAGSVEVVEFHGNLLRAICLKCKALEPIEDVERRLLSDEVETPRCLKCGGILKPDAIFFGEAIPSRALMISQIQAQKCDVLLVIGTSLQVFPAAQIPINVKVKIPPATVIEINREPSSLHKQVTDILLTGSASEIMSSLIEELEKEVKNTPKGI
- a CDS encoding sigma-70 family RNA polymerase sigma factor, translating into MEEDLQFVKDTLGGNFNSFERLVDKYQGRIYRHLRKMVTDASLAEDLLQDTFLSAYRGLNGFTGASSFSTWLFRIATNAALMYLRRVRPETVEYDDKIFSELSEALTPSPAFVSTPLEILLSMEGKAKIEEAIDQLPVIYKSVVVLRDVEGFSLEEVASIVGVSIPAVKSRLHRARNIVRETLTSYYIEKGLSRNL